One genomic segment of Aythya fuligula isolate bAytFul2 chromosome 5, bAytFul2.pri, whole genome shotgun sequence includes these proteins:
- the RAG2 gene encoding V(D)J recombination-activating protein 2: MAQSADAMSLQMVSAVSNSSLLQPGCSLLNFDGHVFFFGQKGWPKRSCPTGVFFLDIKQNELKMKPVFFSKDSCYLPPLRYPAICTFRGNEESDKHQYIIHGGKTPNNDLSDKIYIMSLVSKTSKKTTFQCVEKDLGGDVPEARYGHTINVVHSRGKSMSVIFGGRSYIPLAQRTTEKWNSVVDCLPSVFLVDFEFGCCTSYILPELQDGLSFHVSVARNDTIYILGGHSLQNNTRSPSLYKLKVDLPLGSPALTCSVLPGGISVSSAIVTQTSDTEFVLVGGYQSDSQKRLVCNTIVLEDDKIEIVERASPDWTPDIKHCRMWFGCDMGKGSVLLGIPGANKQLISDANYFYILRCKGAEEDEEEELTAQICSQASTEDQGDSTPFEDSEEFCFSAEASSFDVDDIDTYNEDDEEDESETGYWITCCASCNIDINTWVPFYSTELNKPAMILCSHGAGHWVHAQCMDLSESMLLHLSEENIKYFCNEHVDLNKGLQTPKKAMHLKKQPMKPLRKKKTMNLTTPVKKSFLRRLFE; the protein is encoded by the coding sequence ATGGCCCAGTCAGCAGACGCAATGTCACTGCAGATGGTGTCAGCTGTCAGTAACTCCTCCTTGCTTCAGCCGGGCTGTTCGCTGCTGAATTTTGATGGGCATGTCTTCTTTTTTGGGCAGAAAGGGTGGCCGAAGAGATCCTGCCCcactggtgttttctttcttgatatAAAGCAGAATGAGCTCAAAATGAAACCTGTCTTCTTCTCTAAGGATTCCTGTTATCTTCCCCCTCTCCGCTACCCCGCAATTTGCACGTTTAGAGGCAATGAGGAGTCCGATAAGCACCAGTATATCATTCATGGTGGGAAAACACCTAACAATGATCTTTCTGATAAGATCTACATTATGAGTCTAGTAAGCAAAACTAGCAAGAAAACCACTTTTCAATGTGTTGAGAAAGATCTGGGTGGAGATGTCCCTGAAGCTAGATATGGGCATACAATTAATGTAGTTCATAGCCGGGGAAAAAGCATGAGCGTTATATTTGGAGGTAGATCATATATTCCTCTTGCACAGAGAACCACTGAAAAATGGAACAGTGTGGTTGACTGTTTGCCATCTGTGTTTCTTGTTGATTTTGAGTTTGGATGCTGTACGTCATACATACTTCCAGAGCTTCAAGATGGactttctttccatgtttcagTTGCCAGGAATGACACAATCTACATTTTGGGAGGCCATTCACTTCAAAATAACACCCGTTCCCCCAGTTTATACAAGCTAAAAGTTGACCTCCCCCTAGGCAGCCCAGCTCTGACCTGCAGTGTCTTGCCAGGGGGAATATCCGTGTCAAGTGCTATTGTGACTCAGACCAGTGATACCGAATTTGTCCTTGTTGGGGGCTACCAGTCTGACAGCCAGAAACGGTTGGTCTGTAACACCATAGTTTTGGAAGATGATAAGATAGAGATTGTTGAAAGGGCAAGCCCGGACTGGACACCAGATATTAAACACTGCAGGATGTGGTTTGGCTGTGATATGGGCAAAGGGTCTGTATTGCTGGGCATTCCAGGGGCCAACAAACAGTTAATCTCAGATGCAAACTACTTCTACATTTTGAGATGCAAAGGAGCAGAAGAAGACGAGGAGGAAGAACTGACAGCACAAATTTGCAGTCAGGCATCTACCGAAGACCAAGGAGACTCCACTCCGTTTGAAGATTCAGAAGAGTTTTGTTTTAGTGCAGAAGCCAGTAGCTTTGATGTTGATGATATTGACACTTAcaatgaagatgatgaagaagaTGAATCAGAAACAGGTTACTGGATCacctgctgtgccagctgcaaTATTGATATTAACACGTGGGTGCCTTTCTATTCAACAGAACTCAATAAGCCTGCAATGATCCTGTGTTCCCATGGGGCTGGCCATTGGGTCCATGCACAATGTATGGATCTGTCAGAGAGCATGCTCCTACAtctctcagaagaaaatatcaagTATTTCTGCAACGAACATGTTGATCTTAATAAAGGGCTACAAACTCCCAAAAAGGCAATGCATCTGAAAAAGCAACCCATGAAACCACTGCgcaaaaagaaaaccatgaaTTTAACAACACCAGTGAAAAAGTCCTTTCTTCGGAGATTATTTGAATAG